In a genomic window of Quercus lobata isolate SW786 chromosome 4, ValleyOak3.0 Primary Assembly, whole genome shotgun sequence:
- the LOC115983575 gene encoding pentatricopeptide repeat-containing protein At5g16860-like isoform X1 translates to MPLSFFLGIKLKPKPPLVLKPFTTFFFSTNTTTTPTIPLITNTLLKQCKTLIQAKLVHQQILVQGLADMATYLIGTYIACEAPMHAIKVLERLVPSQPTVYWWNALIRHAVRLGFLEDVLGLYRKMQRFGWKPDHYTFPFVFKACGDFPSFRRGASVHAVVCANGFESNVFVCNAMVAMYGRCGMLDDARQVFDELCVRGIGDVVSWNSIVAAYVQGGNKRKALKMFTRMADDHRICLDVVSIVNILPACASLSALLQGKEIHGFAVRNGLVEDVFVGNAVVDMYAKCGMMDEANKVFERMMVKDVVSWNAMVTGYSQIGRFEDALALFEKMREEKIELNVVTWSAVIAGYAQRDHGYKALDVFRQMQVCGSEPNVVTLVSLLSGCASVGTLLHGKETHCYAIKRILNVDGNDPGDDLMIINGLIDMYAKCKSVKVARMMFDSIATKEKNVVTWTVMIGGYAQHGEANDALELFSKMLGQEIFIKPNAFTIACALMACSRLAALRLGKQIHCYVLRNQYESMVVFVANCLIDMYSKSGDVDAAQVVFDNMKQRNAVSWTSLMTGYGMHGCGEDALRVFDEMRIAGWMPDGVTFVVVLYACSHTGMVEQGMKYFNSMSDEYGVVPGVEHYACMVDLLGRAGRLDEALKLIEGMPMEPTPIVWVALLSACRLHPNIELGEHAANRLLELESENDGSYTLLSNIYANAKRWKDVARIRSLMRHTRIKKRPGCSWVEGKKGTAAFFVGDRSHPLSQQIYNILGDLILRIKAMGYVPETSFALHDVDDEEKGDLLFEHSEKLALAYGILTSPAGAPIRITKNLRVCGDCHTAICYISMIIDHEIILRDSSRFHHIKKGSCSCKGEVRNTYIGYHKGCYYHWAIS, encoded by the exons ATGCCCCTCTCTTTCTTCcttggtataaaactgaaaccaAAGCCACCACTTGTACTCAAACcattcaccacattcttcttctctactAATACTACTACAACACCCACAATTCCTCTCATCACTAACACGCTTCTAAAGCAATGCAAGACCTTAATCCAAGCCAAGCTGGTCCATCAGCAGATCCTAGTCCAGGGCCTTGCAGACATGGCCACATACCTCATTGGCACCTACATAGCATGTGAAGCTCCCATGCATGCCATAAAGGTGCTCGAACGCCTTGTTCCATCGCAGCCTACTGTTTACTGGTGGAATGCGCTTATACGACATGCAGTTCGTCTCGGGTTTCTTGAAGATGTACTTGGTTTGTATAGAAAAATGCAGAGATTTGGCTGGAAGCCTGACCACTACactttcccttttgttttcaAAGCTTGTGGTGATTTTCCTTCGTTCCGACGAGGTGCTTCAGTTCATGCTGTTGTCTGTGCAAATGGTTTTGAGTCCAATGTGTTTGTTTGTAATGCGATGGTGGCTATGTATGGAAGGTGTGGCATGTTGGATGATGCGCGCCAAGTATTTGACGAATTGTGTGTGAGAGGGATAGGTGATGTGGTGTCTTGGAATTCGATCGTGGCTGCTTACGTGCAAGGTGGTAATAAGAGAAAGGCACTAAAAATGTTCACTAGAATGGCTGATGATCATAGAATCTGCCTAGATGTAGTTAGCATTGTCAATATCCTTCCTGCTTGTGCTTCGTTGAGTGCATTGTTGCAGGGTAAGGAGATTCATGGTTTTGCTGTTCGAAATGGGTTGGTGGAGGATGTGTTTGTGGGTAATGCTGTAGTGGACATGTATGCCAAGTGTGGGATGATGGATGAAGCAAACAAGGTTTTTGAGCGGATGATGGTTAAGGATGTGGTTTCTTGGAATGCTATGGTAACTGGGTACTCTCAGATTGGTAGATTTGAAGATGCTCTTGCTTTGTTTGAGAAGATGCGTGAGGAGAAGATCGAGTTGAATGTTGTGACTTGGAGCGCAGTGATTGCTGGGTATGCTCAGAGGGATCATGGTTATAAAGCATTGGATGTGTTTCGTCAAATGCAGGTTTGTGGTTCAGAGCCGAATGTTGTTACTCTTGTGTCTCTTCTTTCAGGTTGTGCTTCTGTGGGAACATTGCTTCATGGAAAAGAGACTCATTGTTATGCCATAAAACGTATTCTGAATGTAGATGGAAATGATCCAGGGGATGATCTAATGATAATTAATGGTCTCATTGACATGTATGCTAAGTGCAAAAGTGTCAAGGTAGCACGAATGATGTTTGACTCAATAgcaacaaaagagaaaaatgtggTAACTTGGACTGTCATGATTGGTGGGTATGCTCAGCATGGTGAAGCCAATGATGCACTGGAGCTTTTCTCAAAGATGCTTGGACAGGAAATTTTCATAAAGCCAAATGCTTTTACTATAGCATGTGCTTTGATGGCTTGTTCTCGTTTAGCTGCACTAAGGTTAGGTAAACAAATTCATTGTTATGTATTGCGCAATCAGTATGAGTCTATGGTGGTATTTGTAGCTAATTGCCTCATAGATATGTATTCCAAATCTGGAGACGTTGATGCTGCTCAAGTTGTGTTTGATAACATGAAGCAAAGGAATGCTGTTTCTTGGACATCTCTAATGACAGGTTATGGCATGCATGGTTGTGGAGAAGATGCTCTACGGGTTTTTGATGAGATGAGGATAGCAGGGTGGATGCCTGATGGTGTAAcctttgttgttgttctttatGCTTGTAGCCATACAGGAATGGTTGAGCAGGGAATGAAATACTTTAATAGCATGAGTGACGAATATGGGGTGGTTCCTGGAGTGGAACACTATGCTTGCATGGTTGACCTATTGGGTCGTGCTGGTCGCTTGGATGAGGCCCTAAAGCTCATTGAAGGCATGCCTATGGAACCAACACCAATAGTGTGGGTGGCATTGCTTAGTGCTTGCAGGCTCCATCCAAATATTGAACTTGGGGAGCATGCTGCAAACCGGTTGTTAGAATTGGAGTCTGAGAATGATGGGTCATATACTTTGCTTTCAAACATATATGCCAATGCCAAGCGATGGAAAGATGTGGCCAGAATTAGATCTTTGATGAGACATACAAGGATCAAGAAGAGGCCCGGTTGTAGTTGGGTCGAAGGAAAGAAAGGAACTGCAGCCTTTTTTGTTGGGGACAGGTCACATCCTCTATCCCAACAAATATACAATATCCTAGGAGACCTAATTCTACGCATCAAAGCCATGGGATATGTTCCTGAGACAAGTTTTGCTCTTCATGATGTGGATGATGAGGAGAAGGGTGATCTTCTTTTTGAACATAGTGAGAAGCTGGCACTTGCATATGGCATCCTAACATCACCTGCAGGGGCACCCATCCGAATCACCAAGAACTTGCGTGTTTGTGGCGATTGCCACACTGCCATTTGCTACATATCTATGATCATTGACCATGAAATCATTTTGAGAGACTCAAGTCGTTTTCATCATATAAAGAAAGGATCATGCTCATGCAAAG GCGAGGTTCGAAACACATACATAGGGTATCACAAGGGATGCTATTACCATTGGGCTATTAGTTGA
- the LOC115983575 gene encoding pentatricopeptide repeat-containing protein At5g16860-like isoform X2, protein MPLSFFLGIKLKPKPPLVLKPFTTFFFSTNTTTTPTIPLITNTLLKQCKTLIQAKLVHQQILVQGLADMATYLIGTYIACEAPMHAIKVLERLVPSQPTVYWWNALIRHAVRLGFLEDVLGLYRKMQRFGWKPDHYTFPFVFKACGDFPSFRRGASVHAVVCANGFESNVFVCNAMVAMYGRCGMLDDARQVFDELCVRGIGDVVSWNSIVAAYVQGGNKRKALKMFTRMADDHRICLDVVSIVNILPACASLSALLQGKEIHGFAVRNGLVEDVFVGNAVVDMYAKCGMMDEANKVFERMMVKDVVSWNAMVTGYSQIGRFEDALALFEKMREEKIELNVVTWSAVIAGYAQRDHGYKALDVFRQMQVCGSEPNVVTLVSLLSGCASVGTLLHGKETHCYAIKRILNVDGNDPGDDLMIINGLIDMYAKCKSVKVARMMFDSIATKEKNVVTWTVMIGGYAQHGEANDALELFSKMLGQEIFIKPNAFTIACALMACSRLAALRLGKQIHCYVLRNQYESMVVFVANCLIDMYSKSGDVDAAQVVFDNMKQRNAVSWTSLMTGYGMHGCGEDALRVFDEMRIAGWMPDGVTFVVVLYACSHTGMVEQGMKYFNSMSDEYGVVPGVEHYACMVDLLGRAGRLDEALKLIEGMPMEPTPIVWVALLSACRLHPNIELGEHAANRLLELESENDGSYTLLSNIYANAKRWKDVARIRSLMRHTRIKKRPGCSWVEGKKGTAAFFVGDRSHPLSQQIYNILGDLILRIKAMGYVPETSFALHDVDDEEKGDLLFEHSEKLALAYGILTSPAGAPIRITKNLRVCGDCHTAICYISMIIDHEIILRDSSRFHHIKKGSCSCKVGQARFETHT, encoded by the exons ATGCCCCTCTCTTTCTTCcttggtataaaactgaaaccaAAGCCACCACTTGTACTCAAACcattcaccacattcttcttctctactAATACTACTACAACACCCACAATTCCTCTCATCACTAACACGCTTCTAAAGCAATGCAAGACCTTAATCCAAGCCAAGCTGGTCCATCAGCAGATCCTAGTCCAGGGCCTTGCAGACATGGCCACATACCTCATTGGCACCTACATAGCATGTGAAGCTCCCATGCATGCCATAAAGGTGCTCGAACGCCTTGTTCCATCGCAGCCTACTGTTTACTGGTGGAATGCGCTTATACGACATGCAGTTCGTCTCGGGTTTCTTGAAGATGTACTTGGTTTGTATAGAAAAATGCAGAGATTTGGCTGGAAGCCTGACCACTACactttcccttttgttttcaAAGCTTGTGGTGATTTTCCTTCGTTCCGACGAGGTGCTTCAGTTCATGCTGTTGTCTGTGCAAATGGTTTTGAGTCCAATGTGTTTGTTTGTAATGCGATGGTGGCTATGTATGGAAGGTGTGGCATGTTGGATGATGCGCGCCAAGTATTTGACGAATTGTGTGTGAGAGGGATAGGTGATGTGGTGTCTTGGAATTCGATCGTGGCTGCTTACGTGCAAGGTGGTAATAAGAGAAAGGCACTAAAAATGTTCACTAGAATGGCTGATGATCATAGAATCTGCCTAGATGTAGTTAGCATTGTCAATATCCTTCCTGCTTGTGCTTCGTTGAGTGCATTGTTGCAGGGTAAGGAGATTCATGGTTTTGCTGTTCGAAATGGGTTGGTGGAGGATGTGTTTGTGGGTAATGCTGTAGTGGACATGTATGCCAAGTGTGGGATGATGGATGAAGCAAACAAGGTTTTTGAGCGGATGATGGTTAAGGATGTGGTTTCTTGGAATGCTATGGTAACTGGGTACTCTCAGATTGGTAGATTTGAAGATGCTCTTGCTTTGTTTGAGAAGATGCGTGAGGAGAAGATCGAGTTGAATGTTGTGACTTGGAGCGCAGTGATTGCTGGGTATGCTCAGAGGGATCATGGTTATAAAGCATTGGATGTGTTTCGTCAAATGCAGGTTTGTGGTTCAGAGCCGAATGTTGTTACTCTTGTGTCTCTTCTTTCAGGTTGTGCTTCTGTGGGAACATTGCTTCATGGAAAAGAGACTCATTGTTATGCCATAAAACGTATTCTGAATGTAGATGGAAATGATCCAGGGGATGATCTAATGATAATTAATGGTCTCATTGACATGTATGCTAAGTGCAAAAGTGTCAAGGTAGCACGAATGATGTTTGACTCAATAgcaacaaaagagaaaaatgtggTAACTTGGACTGTCATGATTGGTGGGTATGCTCAGCATGGTGAAGCCAATGATGCACTGGAGCTTTTCTCAAAGATGCTTGGACAGGAAATTTTCATAAAGCCAAATGCTTTTACTATAGCATGTGCTTTGATGGCTTGTTCTCGTTTAGCTGCACTAAGGTTAGGTAAACAAATTCATTGTTATGTATTGCGCAATCAGTATGAGTCTATGGTGGTATTTGTAGCTAATTGCCTCATAGATATGTATTCCAAATCTGGAGACGTTGATGCTGCTCAAGTTGTGTTTGATAACATGAAGCAAAGGAATGCTGTTTCTTGGACATCTCTAATGACAGGTTATGGCATGCATGGTTGTGGAGAAGATGCTCTACGGGTTTTTGATGAGATGAGGATAGCAGGGTGGATGCCTGATGGTGTAAcctttgttgttgttctttatGCTTGTAGCCATACAGGAATGGTTGAGCAGGGAATGAAATACTTTAATAGCATGAGTGACGAATATGGGGTGGTTCCTGGAGTGGAACACTATGCTTGCATGGTTGACCTATTGGGTCGTGCTGGTCGCTTGGATGAGGCCCTAAAGCTCATTGAAGGCATGCCTATGGAACCAACACCAATAGTGTGGGTGGCATTGCTTAGTGCTTGCAGGCTCCATCCAAATATTGAACTTGGGGAGCATGCTGCAAACCGGTTGTTAGAATTGGAGTCTGAGAATGATGGGTCATATACTTTGCTTTCAAACATATATGCCAATGCCAAGCGATGGAAAGATGTGGCCAGAATTAGATCTTTGATGAGACATACAAGGATCAAGAAGAGGCCCGGTTGTAGTTGGGTCGAAGGAAAGAAAGGAACTGCAGCCTTTTTTGTTGGGGACAGGTCACATCCTCTATCCCAACAAATATACAATATCCTAGGAGACCTAATTCTACGCATCAAAGCCATGGGATATGTTCCTGAGACAAGTTTTGCTCTTCATGATGTGGATGATGAGGAGAAGGGTGATCTTCTTTTTGAACATAGTGAGAAGCTGGCACTTGCATATGGCATCCTAACATCACCTGCAGGGGCACCCATCCGAATCACCAAGAACTTGCGTGTTTGTGGCGATTGCCACACTGCCATTTGCTACATATCTATGATCATTGACCATGAAATCATTTTGAGAGACTCAAGTCGTTTTCATCATATAAAGAAAGGATCATGCTCATGCAAAG TGGGGCAGGCGAGGTTCGAAACACATACATAG
- the LOC115983575 gene encoding pentatricopeptide repeat-containing protein At5g16860-like isoform X3: protein MPLSFFLGIKLKPKPPLVLKPFTTFFFSTNTTTTPTIPLITNTLLKQCKTLIQAKLVHQQILVQGLADMATYLIGTYIACEAPMHAIKVLERLVPSQPTVYWWNALIRHAVRLGFLEDVLGLYRKMQRFGWKPDHYTFPFVFKACGDFPSFRRGASVHAVVCANGFESNVFVCNAMVAMYGRCGMLDDARQVFDELCVRGIGDVVSWNSIVAAYVQGGNKRKALKMFTRMADDHRICLDVVSIVNILPACASLSALLQGKEIHGFAVRNGLVEDVFVGNAVVDMYAKCGMMDEANKVFERMMVKDVVSWNAMVTGYSQIGRFEDALALFEKMREEKIELNVVTWSAVIAGYAQRDHGYKALDVFRQMQVCGSEPNVVTLVSLLSGCASVGTLLHGKETHCYAIKRILNVDGNDPGDDLMIINGLIDMYAKCKSVKVARMMFDSIATKEKNVVTWTVMIGGYAQHGEANDALELFSKMLGQEIFIKPNAFTIACALMACSRLAALRLGKQIHCYVLRNQYESMVVFVANCLIDMYSKSGDVDAAQVVFDNMKQRNAVSWTSLMTGYGMHGCGEDALRVFDEMRIAGWMPDGVTFVVVLYACSHTGMVEQGMKYFNSMSDEYGVVPGVEHYACMVDLLGRAGRLDEALKLIEGMPMEPTPIVWVALLSACRLHPNIELGEHAANRLLELESENDGSYTLLSNIYANAKRWKDVARIRSLMRHTRIKKRPGCSWVEGKKGTAAFFVGDRSHPLSQQIYNILGDLILRIKAMGYVPETSFALHDVDDEEKGDLLFEHSEKLALAYGILTSPAGAPIRITKNLRVCGDCHTAICYISMIIDHEIILRDSSRFHHIKKGSCSCKGYW from the coding sequence ATGCCCCTCTCTTTCTTCcttggtataaaactgaaaccaAAGCCACCACTTGTACTCAAACcattcaccacattcttcttctctactAATACTACTACAACACCCACAATTCCTCTCATCACTAACACGCTTCTAAAGCAATGCAAGACCTTAATCCAAGCCAAGCTGGTCCATCAGCAGATCCTAGTCCAGGGCCTTGCAGACATGGCCACATACCTCATTGGCACCTACATAGCATGTGAAGCTCCCATGCATGCCATAAAGGTGCTCGAACGCCTTGTTCCATCGCAGCCTACTGTTTACTGGTGGAATGCGCTTATACGACATGCAGTTCGTCTCGGGTTTCTTGAAGATGTACTTGGTTTGTATAGAAAAATGCAGAGATTTGGCTGGAAGCCTGACCACTACactttcccttttgttttcaAAGCTTGTGGTGATTTTCCTTCGTTCCGACGAGGTGCTTCAGTTCATGCTGTTGTCTGTGCAAATGGTTTTGAGTCCAATGTGTTTGTTTGTAATGCGATGGTGGCTATGTATGGAAGGTGTGGCATGTTGGATGATGCGCGCCAAGTATTTGACGAATTGTGTGTGAGAGGGATAGGTGATGTGGTGTCTTGGAATTCGATCGTGGCTGCTTACGTGCAAGGTGGTAATAAGAGAAAGGCACTAAAAATGTTCACTAGAATGGCTGATGATCATAGAATCTGCCTAGATGTAGTTAGCATTGTCAATATCCTTCCTGCTTGTGCTTCGTTGAGTGCATTGTTGCAGGGTAAGGAGATTCATGGTTTTGCTGTTCGAAATGGGTTGGTGGAGGATGTGTTTGTGGGTAATGCTGTAGTGGACATGTATGCCAAGTGTGGGATGATGGATGAAGCAAACAAGGTTTTTGAGCGGATGATGGTTAAGGATGTGGTTTCTTGGAATGCTATGGTAACTGGGTACTCTCAGATTGGTAGATTTGAAGATGCTCTTGCTTTGTTTGAGAAGATGCGTGAGGAGAAGATCGAGTTGAATGTTGTGACTTGGAGCGCAGTGATTGCTGGGTATGCTCAGAGGGATCATGGTTATAAAGCATTGGATGTGTTTCGTCAAATGCAGGTTTGTGGTTCAGAGCCGAATGTTGTTACTCTTGTGTCTCTTCTTTCAGGTTGTGCTTCTGTGGGAACATTGCTTCATGGAAAAGAGACTCATTGTTATGCCATAAAACGTATTCTGAATGTAGATGGAAATGATCCAGGGGATGATCTAATGATAATTAATGGTCTCATTGACATGTATGCTAAGTGCAAAAGTGTCAAGGTAGCACGAATGATGTTTGACTCAATAgcaacaaaagagaaaaatgtggTAACTTGGACTGTCATGATTGGTGGGTATGCTCAGCATGGTGAAGCCAATGATGCACTGGAGCTTTTCTCAAAGATGCTTGGACAGGAAATTTTCATAAAGCCAAATGCTTTTACTATAGCATGTGCTTTGATGGCTTGTTCTCGTTTAGCTGCACTAAGGTTAGGTAAACAAATTCATTGTTATGTATTGCGCAATCAGTATGAGTCTATGGTGGTATTTGTAGCTAATTGCCTCATAGATATGTATTCCAAATCTGGAGACGTTGATGCTGCTCAAGTTGTGTTTGATAACATGAAGCAAAGGAATGCTGTTTCTTGGACATCTCTAATGACAGGTTATGGCATGCATGGTTGTGGAGAAGATGCTCTACGGGTTTTTGATGAGATGAGGATAGCAGGGTGGATGCCTGATGGTGTAAcctttgttgttgttctttatGCTTGTAGCCATACAGGAATGGTTGAGCAGGGAATGAAATACTTTAATAGCATGAGTGACGAATATGGGGTGGTTCCTGGAGTGGAACACTATGCTTGCATGGTTGACCTATTGGGTCGTGCTGGTCGCTTGGATGAGGCCCTAAAGCTCATTGAAGGCATGCCTATGGAACCAACACCAATAGTGTGGGTGGCATTGCTTAGTGCTTGCAGGCTCCATCCAAATATTGAACTTGGGGAGCATGCTGCAAACCGGTTGTTAGAATTGGAGTCTGAGAATGATGGGTCATATACTTTGCTTTCAAACATATATGCCAATGCCAAGCGATGGAAAGATGTGGCCAGAATTAGATCTTTGATGAGACATACAAGGATCAAGAAGAGGCCCGGTTGTAGTTGGGTCGAAGGAAAGAAAGGAACTGCAGCCTTTTTTGTTGGGGACAGGTCACATCCTCTATCCCAACAAATATACAATATCCTAGGAGACCTAATTCTACGCATCAAAGCCATGGGATATGTTCCTGAGACAAGTTTTGCTCTTCATGATGTGGATGATGAGGAGAAGGGTGATCTTCTTTTTGAACATAGTGAGAAGCTGGCACTTGCATATGGCATCCTAACATCACCTGCAGGGGCACCCATCCGAATCACCAAGAACTTGCGTGTTTGTGGCGATTGCCACACTGCCATTTGCTACATATCTATGATCATTGACCATGAAATCATTTTGAGAGACTCAAGTCGTTTTCATCATATAAAGAAAGGATCATGCTCATGCAAAGGTTATTGGTGA